The Methanooceanicella nereidis genome window below encodes:
- a CDS encoding GNAT family N-acetyltransferase — MEDNLSNEYSGKDTKIRYARLDDASAICNIHRSHIDSWYRLFDGKRYETGYESMTLSERCGTGGPWMSVETCSIHLNNLILRRHYPIVFEHRGSLLGEMELFISREGSTFGKNAHIGLLYVKKGHTRKGIGRALVDKAIDIARENACDTVTVSSGMSTEGFYESCGFKKTSALGEVRIKTRDHDVDIRSLKAPVNIQSFVWGKEMRPGRYQSSAYHIFEMHDNIALPVYANISRQNIYYEVNGKSSAVSCLTYDTTPPKTIFFGWTDGATLAEMLLSSLTILHKRGVETAHTIMTMEEHESISDKIESDVTGLRSMMLYRL, encoded by the coding sequence ATGGAAGATAATTTATCAAACGAGTATAGCGGCAAGGATACAAAGATAAGGTACGCCAGGCTGGATGACGCGTCTGCCATATGTAACATACACAGGTCACATATCGACAGCTGGTACCGGCTATTTGACGGAAAAAGGTACGAGACCGGTTACGAATCGATGACTTTGAGCGAAAGATGCGGCACCGGCGGCCCATGGATGAGTGTCGAGACCTGCTCCATCCATTTAAATAATCTTATCCTGCGGAGACATTATCCCATAGTTTTCGAGCATCGCGGCTCGCTGCTCGGAGAGATGGAGCTTTTTATAAGCCGTGAGGGCAGCACATTTGGAAAAAACGCACATATCGGACTTCTATATGTTAAAAAGGGCCATACGAGAAAAGGCATAGGAAGAGCCCTGGTCGATAAGGCTATAGATATCGCCAGGGAGAACGCATGCGATACCGTGACCGTGTCATCGGGAATGAGCACGGAAGGGTTCTATGAAAGCTGCGGCTTTAAGAAGACTTCGGCGCTAGGAGAGGTCAGGATAAAGACCCGTGATCATGACGTAGACATAAGGTCATTGAAAGCCCCGGTAAACATCCAGTCATTCGTATGGGGTAAAGAGATGCGTCCGGGCAGGTATCAGAGTTCCGCGTACCACATCTTTGAAATGCATGACAATATCGCCTTACCGGTATATGCGAATATTTCCCGGCAAAATATATATTACGAGGTCAATGGGAAAAGTTCGGCCGTATCCTGTTTAACCTATGACACTACGCCTCCGAAGACTATATTTTTCGGGTGGACCGATGGGGCCACACTTGCGGAAATGTTATTATCGTCCCTGACGATTTTACATAAAAGGGGCGTGGAAACGGCACATACGATAATGACCATGGAAGAGCATGAGTCAATATCGGATAAGATCGAATCTGATGTTACCGGCCTTCGCAGCATGATGCTGTACCGGCTTTAA
- the thiL gene encoding thiamine-phosphate kinase: protein MKVNEIGEIGLINRFSKILRSEYLGDDCAVLDLGEDYLVVTIDMLHRITDFPYEMTPYDIGWMSVAVSLSDVASMGAKPTGVVAAVGLPGDTEVEFAEGIISGMSECARSYGTEIIGGDTDQHAELTIVTTALGRVDKDKVKLRSKAKVGDLLCVTGYVGTPAAGYKVIIEERAVPEDDKKLLSKYFFKPMPRVEEGIKLSKYPFVTSMIDMSDGLGKSIYELSTASDVGFLVDADSLPLRPETIRLAKDRKELLEMAICFGGEFELLFTVSPDKIDDISDVAFTIIGKVVEEGLTLDDKGKRSEIVCKGYEHLRKKRNDVH from the coding sequence ATGAAAGTGAATGAGATAGGCGAAATTGGGCTGATCAATCGTTTTTCTAAGATCCTGCGTTCCGAATACCTTGGCGATGACTGTGCCGTCCTTGACCTCGGCGAAGATTATCTGGTGGTCACGATAGACATGCTCCACCGTATCACGGATTTCCCTTATGAGATGACGCCGTATGATATTGGCTGGATGAGCGTGGCTGTAAGCCTGAGCGACGTGGCGTCCATGGGCGCGAAGCCGACAGGAGTAGTCGCCGCCGTAGGGCTTCCCGGGGATACCGAAGTCGAATTCGCGGAAGGTATCATTTCAGGCATGAGCGAATGTGCAAGATCTTACGGTACGGAGATAATCGGCGGCGATACCGACCAGCATGCAGAGCTCACTATCGTAACTACGGCACTGGGCAGAGTGGATAAAGATAAGGTAAAACTACGCTCAAAGGCAAAGGTAGGCGACCTGCTTTGCGTCACGGGATACGTGGGCACTCCAGCAGCGGGATATAAGGTAATAATAGAGGAAAGAGCAGTTCCTGAAGACGATAAAAAATTACTGTCAAAATATTTCTTCAAGCCGATGCCGCGTGTGGAGGAGGGCATTAAACTTTCAAAGTACCCGTTCGTCACGTCCATGATAGATATGAGCGACGGCCTGGGCAAATCAATATACGAGCTATCGACAGCGAGCGACGTGGGCTTTTTAGTGGATGCGGATAGCCTGCCTTTAAGGCCAGAGACAATAAGGCTGGCGAAAGATCGTAAAGAGTTACTGGAAATGGCTATATGCTTCGGCGGTGAGTTCGAGCTATTATTTACCGTCAGCCCCGATAAAATAGATGATATAAGCGATGTAGCGTTTACCATTATCGGAAAGGTGGTCGAAGAAGGGCTTACTCTGGATGATAAGGGTAAAAGAAGCGAGATCGTCTGTAAGGGATACGAGCACCTGAGGAAAAAAAGAAACGACGTCCATTAA
- a CDS encoding nitroreductase family protein: MDFTLVIKTRRSIRNFQVNEIPENDIKEILECARLAPTARNVQPWLIGTVTDKGILAGIADATDHGKFIKDAAACFAVFCVKSEKYYLEDGCAATMNIIHAAAAKGLGTCWVAGDKKPYGETIRKLLNVPDDYTLVSLVAAGYAADHPRPLKKTMEEVTFRNKYV; the protein is encoded by the coding sequence ATGGACTTTACTCTTGTTATTAAAACCCGAAGAAGCATAAGAAATTTTCAAGTCAATGAGATACCTGAAAATGACATCAAAGAGATACTGGAATGCGCAAGGCTTGCCCCGACCGCAAGGAATGTGCAGCCATGGCTCATAGGGACTGTCACGGATAAGGGGATCTTAGCCGGGATCGCGGACGCGACCGACCACGGGAAATTCATAAAGGATGCCGCAGCCTGTTTTGCTGTGTTTTGCGTTAAAAGCGAAAAATATTATCTTGAAGACGGCTGCGCGGCCACTATGAACATTATACATGCTGCAGCTGCAAAGGGCTTAGGTACATGCTGGGTGGCAGGCGATAAAAAGCCCTATGGTGAGACTATAAGAAAATTATTGAACGTTCCTGATGATTATACGCTCGTATCGCTTGTAGCGGCAGGGTACGCCGCCGATCATCCGAGGCCGTTGAAAAAGACAATGGAAGAAGTGACTTTTAGAAATAAATATGTTTAA
- a CDS encoding PDGLE domain-containing protein, whose product MDKTLRNLIIALAILIILVPLGLIATGETFGEWGSEELEEKIGYLPSGLEELSSFWNYAPLPDYGFADNDTTVGAIIGYILSAVVGVILCGGTIYVIGKLVAKNETE is encoded by the coding sequence ATGGATAAGACTTTAAGAAACCTTATAATTGCGCTGGCGATATTGATCATCTTAGTGCCGCTGGGCTTAATAGCGACCGGTGAAACTTTCGGGGAATGGGGAAGCGAGGAACTGGAAGAAAAGATAGGATACTTACCTTCCGGCCTGGAAGAACTTTCATCGTTCTGGAATTATGCGCCCCTGCCGGATTACGGGTTCGCAGACAATGATACGACCGTAGGCGCGATAATCGGATATATATTATCGGCGGTCGTTGGAGTCATTCTCTGCGGCGGAACAATATACGTAATAGGAAAGCTCGTGGCAAAAAATGAAACGGAATAG
- the cbiM gene encoding cobalt transporter CbiM has protein sequence MHIPDGYLGPYTYIAAFLIMIPIWAYAGYRLKNDLRSKQVPLLALAAAFSFVIMMFNIPIPGGSQGHAVGAAIIGIVLGPWAAVVSISVALIIQALVFGDGGITAIGANCLNMAFLMPFIAYYIYKFISGKSEVTSKKRIAAAAIAAYVSLTIAAGATGFMFGIQPMLHQDASGNPLYMPYGLEITMPAMLAEHIIFFSFVEAIITAVILAYIQKTDPSLLMEKKKRTKRFKTDKPPVSA, from the coding sequence ATGCATATTCCAGACGGCTATTTAGGGCCATACACATATATAGCAGCTTTTTTGATAATGATACCTATCTGGGCTTATGCAGGTTACAGGCTCAAGAATGACCTGAGGTCAAAACAGGTGCCTCTCCTTGCATTAGCGGCAGCGTTCTCGTTCGTGATAATGATGTTCAACATACCGATACCGGGAGGAAGCCAGGGACACGCGGTAGGGGCGGCAATAATAGGCATAGTGCTGGGACCGTGGGCGGCCGTTGTTTCGATTTCAGTCGCACTGATCATCCAGGCACTTGTATTCGGCGACGGGGGAATAACCGCGATCGGCGCGAACTGTTTAAATATGGCCTTCCTGATGCCGTTTATCGCGTATTACATTTATAAGTTCATTAGCGGAAAATCAGAGGTGACCTCAAAGAAAAGAATAGCCGCTGCGGCGATAGCAGCATATGTGTCGCTTACCATAGCAGCCGGAGCTACGGGATTCATGTTCGGGATACAGCCGATGCTCCATCAGGATGCCAGCGGCAATCCCCTGTATATGCCATACGGCCTTGAGATAACCATGCCAGCAATGTTAGCAGAGCATATAATATTCTTCAGCTTTGTCGAGGCGATCATTACCGCCGTGATACTGGCGTATATACAGAAGACTGACCCATCGCTGCTGATGGAGAAAAAGAAGAGAACGAAGAGATTTAAGACCGATAAACCCCCGGTATCGGCATGA
- a CDS encoding energy-coupling factor ABC transporter ATP-binding protein codes for MQPIFELKNVSYSYAGNIDALKNIDLSIGKGERVVIMGANGSGKSTLLAILNGLIYPTSGEFFAFGNEVTEDTFDTLAEDDFCTFFRKKVGFVFQNSDIQLFSSTVYDEIAFGPLQLDMPKDEIMSRVDDVMSFVGIEKLKERAPHTLSGGEKKKVSIASVLATNPDVLLLDEPTGGLDPRTQLWLIELLQELGDAGKTIITATHDLDIVEQISNRAIVMGEDHMVRTDNETSVVINDLDILLNTNLIHKHMHRHGAIKHQHYHGHSNEHEHDHLT; via the coding sequence ATGCAGCCGATATTTGAGCTAAAGAATGTTTCGTATTCATATGCGGGAAACATAGATGCGCTTAAAAATATTGACCTGAGCATAGGTAAGGGCGAGCGCGTAGTCATCATGGGGGCTAACGGCAGCGGAAAGTCCACCCTTTTAGCGATATTGAACGGTTTAATATATCCTACATCGGGAGAATTTTTTGCGTTCGGGAATGAGGTCACTGAAGACACTTTCGACACCCTTGCCGAAGACGATTTTTGCACTTTCTTCAGGAAGAAAGTGGGTTTTGTGTTCCAGAACTCCGACATACAGCTATTTTCCTCGACAGTATATGATGAGATAGCCTTCGGGCCATTACAGCTTGATATGCCAAAGGATGAGATTATGTCCCGTGTAGATGACGTCATGTCATTTGTCGGTATTGAAAAACTGAAAGAAAGGGCGCCGCACACATTAAGCGGAGGCGAAAAGAAAAAGGTAAGTATCGCATCCGTACTTGCGACCAATCCCGACGTGCTTCTTCTCGATGAGCCTACGGGCGGCCTGGACCCCAGAACACAGCTCTGGCTCATAGAGCTCTTACAGGAACTCGGTGATGCCGGAAAGACCATCATAACCGCAACTCATGACCTGGACATAGTCGAGCAGATAAGTAACAGGGCGATCGTGATGGGAGAAGATCATATGGTCAGGACAGACAACGAGACTTCTGTCGTCATAAACGATCTGGACATCCTGCTAAATACAAACCTTATCCATAAACATATGCATCGCCATGGCGCTATAAAGCACCAGCACTATCATGGCCATAGCAATGAGCATGAACATGATCATTTAACATAA
- the cbiQ gene encoding cobalt ECF transporter T component CbiQ, translating to MIPGWMKEVEEVPETFSGATTKKKNFIRKTVDGIFSFFQETIVSEGFTKRNGLLQGLDPRVKLISIFSIVFAVSVVRDLYLLFLVYSLTLVFAYLSKIKITYFIKRVWLFIPIFTGLIVLPMIFNLFTPGDSILDIMYRGKDAYLGPIGLPETLSVTSQGTILAVTFTLRVAACVSAVVLLFLTTPRQVLFKSLRSLKVPKIYVITLDMCYRYIFLFMDIIRDMHIAKKSRTIKKRSTIEEQKWVGERIGYTLIRSINMSEKVHQAMISRGFNGEIKILQEYNMMPRDYVAGFFCITFSVALVLISSNIIHI from the coding sequence ATGATCCCTGGATGGATGAAAGAGGTCGAAGAGGTTCCCGAAACATTTTCAGGAGCGACAACAAAAAAGAAAAACTTCATTAGAAAAACCGTTGACGGCATATTTTCATTTTTTCAGGAAACCATCGTTTCAGAGGGCTTTACAAAAAGAAACGGGTTACTGCAAGGTCTTGATCCTCGCGTTAAGCTTATATCGATCTTTTCGATCGTCTTTGCCGTAAGTGTCGTGAGGGACTTATACCTGTTATTCCTGGTATATTCATTAACCCTGGTATTCGCATATTTAAGCAAGATAAAGATAACATATTTCATTAAACGGGTATGGCTGTTCATCCCCATATTCACGGGATTGATAGTATTGCCGATGATATTCAATCTTTTCACTCCGGGGGATAGTATCCTGGATATTATGTATCGTGGAAAAGATGCGTATCTGGGTCCGATCGGACTACCGGAAACATTATCGGTCACATCCCAGGGCACGATCCTTGCTGTCACGTTCACTTTAAGGGTCGCGGCATGTGTATCAGCTGTCGTCCTGTTATTTTTAACTACGCCCCGGCAGGTGCTTTTCAAGTCGCTGAGGTCCTTAAAGGTCCCGAAGATATATGTCATTACGCTAGACATGTGCTATAGGTACATTTTCCTGTTCATGGATATCATCAGGGACATGCACATAGCGAAGAAAAGCAGGACGATAAAAAAACGAAGCACGATAGAAGAGCAAAAATGGGTTGGGGAGCGCATAGGATACACGCTTATCAGATCCATCAATATGAGCGAAAAAGTCCACCAGGCAATGATCTCGAGGGGTTTTAACGGCGAGATCAAGATATTGCAGGAGTATAATATGATGCCGCGCGACTATGTTGCGGGGTTCTTCTGTATCACCTTTAGCGTGGCGCTGGTGTTGATCTCGAGTAATATAATACATATTTAA
- the nikR gene encoding nickel-responsive transcriptional regulator NikR, which translates to MEQELMRIGVSLPDNLLDRFDEIIAKRGYSSRSEGIRDAIRNYILHYEWMNEVEGDRIGIITLIYDHDQRGLVNNLTDLQHDYMNMIQSSVHVHLDHDNCLEIIMLRGNGKQVKEIAERMMSLKGVKHVKLTTISPNTEL; encoded by the coding sequence ATGGAACAGGAACTAATGCGTATCGGCGTGTCACTTCCCGATAATCTGCTTGACAGGTTTGACGAGATAATAGCAAAGAGAGGGTATTCTTCAAGGTCTGAGGGTATAAGGGACGCCATCAGGAATTATATTTTACACTACGAGTGGATGAATGAGGTAGAAGGAGACAGAATAGGTATCATAACCCTGATCTATGACCACGACCAGAGAGGCCTCGTCAACAATCTTACCGACCTACAGCACGATTACATGAACATGATACAGTCTTCGGTCCATGTGCATCTTGACCATGATAACTGCCTTGAGATCATCATGCTCCGCGGGAACGGAAAGCAGGTAAAAGAGATCGCTGAAAGGATGATGTCCCTTAAAGGCGTCAAGCACGTCAAACTGACCACGATATCACCCAATACCGAGCTATAA
- a CDS encoding TIGR04084 family radical SAM/SPASM domain-containing protein produces MNFFITLTTGCDLKCRYCYGECYDDFNDHNDGLDIDYFIPERINYDTEALKKFIEKDPEATVIFYGGEPLLEIDKMKELMDVLHAKRFLLHTNGMMLDRLEPEYINRLPTISISIDGDESLTDYYRGMGVYAKIRDNIRQIRENGYRGEMIARMTVMEQTDIYGQVNHLLNSPELSFDSVHWQLNALFWYNDYKRREFSKWATQSYNPGIQALIGQWVDTMRKEGRVLKIYPFLGVMRSMLTGESSLLRCGAGWAEFNIQTDGNISPCPVMSGLKDFYAGNIFSSDPYKLDPTYIAGPCKNCDVLDICGGRCLYSNVTMKWGEKGFFEVCSTIKYLLNALRETLPEVKDLIDKGRIEEQDFEFVKFNSCEIIP; encoded by the coding sequence GTGAATTTTTTTATTACGCTTACCACCGGTTGCGACCTTAAATGCAGGTATTGTTACGGGGAATGCTATGATGATTTTAACGATCATAACGATGGCCTTGACATTGATTATTTTATCCCGGAAAGGATAAACTATGATACGGAAGCCTTAAAAAAATTCATCGAAAAGGACCCTGAGGCTACTGTCATCTTCTATGGCGGAGAACCTCTTCTAGAGATAGATAAGATGAAAGAGCTCATGGATGTTCTTCATGCGAAAAGGTTTCTATTACACACTAACGGTATGATGCTCGATAGACTCGAGCCGGAATATATTAACAGGCTGCCGACCATCTCCATATCCATAGACGGTGATGAATCCCTTACCGATTATTACAGGGGAATGGGTGTCTATGCAAAGATAAGGGATAATATCAGGCAGATCAGGGAAAATGGCTACCGCGGGGAAATGATCGCAAGAATGACCGTGATGGAGCAGACCGATATATACGGACAGGTCAACCATCTGCTAAATTCGCCGGAACTGTCATTCGACAGCGTACACTGGCAGCTTAACGCTCTTTTCTGGTATAACGACTATAAGCGCAGGGAATTTTCTAAATGGGCAACACAGAGCTATAATCCTGGAATTCAGGCACTTATCGGCCAGTGGGTCGATACCATGAGAAAGGAAGGCCGAGTATTGAAGATTTACCCGTTCCTGGGGGTGATGAGGTCAATGCTCACCGGAGAGTCCTCATTGTTAAGATGCGGCGCAGGATGGGCTGAATTTAATATCCAGACGGATGGCAATATTTCACCATGTCCCGTCATGTCGGGCCTTAAAGATTTTTATGCGGGAAACATATTTTCAAGCGATCCGTATAAGTTAGATCCGACATATATCGCCGGACCCTGTAAAAACTGTGACGTGCTTGACATCTGCGGGGGAAGATGCCTGTATTCTAATGTTACTATGAAATGGGGAGAAAAGGGATTTTTCGAAGTTTGCTCTACGATAAAATATTTATTAAACGCACTGAGAGAAACGCTACCTGAGGTCAAGGACTTAATAGATAAAGGCAGGATCGAGGAGCAGGATTTCGAATTTGTTAAGTTCAACAGTTGCGAGATAATACCATAA
- a CDS encoding alpha/beta hydrolase, whose amino-acid sequence MHTEASRAEMFMPVCRHGFIEAEDGEKLFFREWSPPGMEVTSVIIFLHGIGLHSGSDPYGNRIPIKKLMDRGTTFYAFDLRGHGRSTGSMESMEPDRLIKDLDLIIDDVRSKYDRAAIYLYGHNFGGILSLYYVSENPDKVKGLIISEYSTRIKKSISKIRRPHILSSTFKDIIRMISGTSRRYKFLSGDEYRQLCNRYHIPADKNIIGSLEDSGALNKDITYGKSFFKACGVGMEKQMAKKVNIPVLMIFSTHDPFFDVKGAYDILTSFKTYVKEISLVESSGHYDIIEKGQDIVAKWLSKRLPINAA is encoded by the coding sequence ATGCATACCGAAGCAAGCCGCGCTGAGATGTTCATGCCTGTCTGCAGGCATGGCTTTATTGAAGCCGAAGATGGTGAAAAACTATTTTTCAGGGAGTGGTCACCCCCCGGTATGGAAGTGACTTCCGTCATCATATTTTTACATGGTATCGGGTTGCACAGCGGATCCGATCCGTACGGTAACAGGATACCCATTAAGAAACTGATGGACAGAGGCACTACATTCTATGCGTTCGACCTTCGAGGCCATGGCCGGTCTACAGGCTCCATGGAAAGTATGGAGCCTGACAGGTTGATAAAAGACCTTGATCTTATTATCGACGATGTAAGGTCAAAATATGACAGGGCGGCCATATACCTGTACGGGCATAACTTCGGCGGCATACTATCGCTTTATTATGTTTCTGAAAATCCTGATAAAGTAAAAGGCTTAATAATCTCCGAGTATTCGACGAGGATCAAAAAAAGCATAAGTAAGATCAGGCGTCCCCATATTCTGTCATCGACTTTCAAAGATATTATTCGTATGATAAGCGGCACTTCCAGACGCTATAAATTCCTTTCGGGAGATGAGTACAGGCAGCTTTGTAACAGGTACCATATCCCTGCCGATAAGAACATCATCGGTTCCCTGGAAGATTCGGGTGCCCTGAATAAGGACATAACCTATGGAAAATCATTCTTCAAAGCTTGCGGCGTGGGCATGGAAAAACAGATGGCTAAAAAGGTAAATATCCCGGTGTTGATGATATTTTCGACACATGACCCGTTCTTTGACGTAAAAGGCGCCTATGATATACTGACTAGCTTTAAGACTTATGTTAAGGAGATATCGCTCGTAGAATCATCGGGACATTATGACATCATTGAGAAGGGTCAGGACATCGTCGCAAAATGGCTGTCCAAAAGACTTCCGATAAATGCGGCCTGA
- the atwA gene encoding methyl coenzyme M reductase system, component A2 yields MALLVEVKNLTVDYDGDIALDNVNLEIEEGDVIGIIGRSGSGKTVLLNVLRGIDTSIPATGQVIFHVSMCDKCGRIEPPGNAGKICPRCDGTLQPDSFDILDDSGQEVRSKIARRIAIMIQRTFGIYGDYRVIENVLKALDDIDYKGEKIQRAAELIDQVRLSHRMMHIARDLSGGEKQRVVLARQLAKEPMLLLADEPTGTLDPKTAGSIHHNIRALSKDFGITVLITSHFFDVIEEMASKVIFLEEGKIKRVGPPAEIIKEFMGKADVLEKKQIEAGDTIISVKDLTKKYFSVDRGVINAVNGVTFDIKEGEIFGIVGTSGAGKTSLMNILTGNLEPTDGIVEMKIGDDWINMCEPGYYARGRAKPYIGLLHQEYDLYPHRSIIENMTESIGLEFPAELAEMKAVQTLQIVGFNEKRGQEILNKFPEELSEGERHRVALAQAMIKEPLVIVLDEPTGTMDPITKRFVVSSILSAREDINETFVIVSHDMEFVKMICDRVAYMKSGKIVSIGDPEKVLPDVTDKPAEKTEEIKQKA; encoded by the coding sequence ATGGCCCTGTTAGTCGAAGTCAAGAACCTTACCGTAGACTATGACGGTGATATAGCTCTGGATAACGTCAATCTCGAGATCGAGGAAGGAGACGTCATAGGCATAATCGGCAGAAGCGGTTCAGGAAAGACCGTCCTGCTGAACGTCCTTAGAGGCATAGACACTTCCATACCTGCCACCGGACAGGTCATATTCCACGTTTCGATGTGCGATAAATGCGGAAGGATAGAACCTCCCGGAAATGCGGGTAAGATATGCCCTCGCTGCGACGGCACGCTACAGCCGGATTCGTTTGACATACTCGACGATAGCGGCCAGGAAGTCAGATCAAAGATAGCGAGACGCATAGCTATCATGATACAGAGGACTTTCGGCATATATGGCGATTACAGAGTTATAGAGAATGTGTTAAAGGCTCTGGACGACATCGACTATAAGGGCGAGAAGATACAGAGAGCCGCTGAGCTGATAGACCAGGTCAGGCTATCTCATCGTATGATGCATATAGCGAGAGACCTCTCGGGCGGGGAGAAACAAAGGGTAGTGCTTGCAAGGCAGCTTGCAAAGGAGCCTATGCTGTTACTTGCGGACGAGCCTACCGGTACACTTGACCCTAAGACCGCAGGGAGCATACATCATAACATCAGGGCCCTATCAAAAGACTTTGGCATAACAGTGCTTATAACGTCGCATTTCTTCGACGTGATAGAGGAGATGGCATCAAAGGTAATATTCCTCGAGGAAGGGAAGATTAAAAGGGTGGGCCCGCCAGCCGAAATAATCAAGGAGTTCATGGGTAAGGCCGACGTACTTGAGAAAAAGCAGATAGAGGCAGGCGACACGATAATTAGCGTAAAGGATCTCACGAAAAAATACTTTTCCGTTGACAGAGGCGTCATCAATGCAGTGAACGGAGTGACGTTCGACATTAAGGAAGGAGAGATTTTCGGCATCGTCGGCACAAGCGGCGCAGGAAAGACCTCGCTGATGAATATCCTTACCGGAAATCTTGAGCCTACTGACGGCATCGTCGAGATGAAGATCGGCGACGACTGGATCAATATGTGCGAGCCCGGTTACTATGCAAGAGGCAGGGCGAAACCATATATAGGGCTGCTCCACCAGGAATATGACCTGTATCCGCACAGGAGCATAATAGAGAACATGACAGAGTCAATAGGCCTGGAATTTCCAGCCGAGCTTGCGGAGATGAAGGCGGTACAAACACTGCAGATAGTGGGCTTTAACGAGAAGAGAGGGCAGGAGATATTAAATAAATTCCCGGAAGAGCTGTCCGAGGGTGAACGGCACAGGGTAGCACTGGCACAGGCTATGATAAAAGAGCCGCTAGTGATCGTGCTCGACGAGCCTACGGGCACGATGGACCCGATAACGAAAAGATTCGTGGTAAGCTCAATACTTTCGGCGAGAGAAGATATTAACGAGACGTTCGTTATCGTCTCTCACGATATGGAATTCGTAAAGATGATATGTGATAGAGTCGCATATATGAAATCGGGTAAAATAGTGTCAATCGGCGACCCTGAAAAAGTACTGCCTGATGTGACCGATAAACCTGCCGAAAAGACGGAAGAGATCAAGCAAAAAGCATAG
- a CDS encoding Mrp/NBP35 family ATP-binding protein — protein MAETSGKTACDTCASKGSDACDTCKDKVNLEQQEQKIRIAKNLSAIKYRIAIVSGKGGVGKSTVTAGIALSLAKKGYRVGVLDADISGPNMPHLLNVEGIRMGADVNGLIPIEAVHGIKVVSVESLISSSDSPVIWRGPMRSSIINQFLADVQWGELDFMLIDLPPGTGDEPLSIMQTIPLNGLVIVSTSSNLSVLDVSKIINMAKMLETKILGIVENMAYIECPDCGKRIYPFGEDTVKDLAGKYGIGSLGSIPMDVKNRGTDILTNEEPSLIIKNTNEIAENIVRSIEG, from the coding sequence ATGGCGGAAACATCAGGGAAAACGGCATGTGATACATGTGCAAGCAAGGGTTCTGATGCATGCGACACATGCAAAGATAAGGTAAACCTCGAACAGCAGGAACAAAAGATAAGAATAGCGAAAAACCTTAGCGCTATAAAATATCGTATCGCGATCGTAAGCGGTAAAGGCGGTGTGGGAAAAAGCACAGTGACTGCCGGAATAGCGCTCAGCCTGGCTAAAAAAGGCTACAGGGTAGGAGTGCTTGACGCGGATATCAGCGGCCCCAATATGCCGCATCTGCTGAACGTAGAAGGTATAAGGATGGGCGCGGACGTTAACGGGCTGATACCGATAGAAGCTGTTCACGGGATAAAAGTGGTGTCTGTCGAATCACTAATATCGTCAAGCGATTCTCCGGTCATATGGAGAGGCCCGATGCGCAGTTCAATAATCAACCAGTTCTTAGCGGACGTTCAATGGGGCGAGCTGGACTTTATGTTAATAGACCTGCCGCCCGGTACGGGCGACGAGCCCCTGAGCATTATGCAGACTATTCCCCTGAACGGGCTTGTAATAGTCAGTACTTCATCTAATCTCTCGGTACTTGATGTCAGTAAGATAATCAACATGGCAAAGATGCTCGAAACGAAGATCCTCGGAATAGTCGAGAACATGGCTTACATCGAATGCCCTGATTGCGGCAAGAGGATCTATCCGTTCGGCGAGGATACCGTAAAGGACCTTGCAGGTAAGTATGGCATAGGTTCCCTTGGCAGTATCCCGATGGATGTGAAAAACAGGGGTACGGATATCTTAACAAACGAAGAGCCTTCCCTGATCATCAAAAATACCAATGAGATAGCGGAAAATATCGTAAGATCCATAGAAGGTTGA